From a single Pseudobutyrivibrio xylanivorans genomic region:
- a CDS encoding thioesterase family protein: MLEIGMKGTGKTLVTLDNTAKAFTSGALDVFATPAMIALMEETCWKMIQPELEEGFGSVGTKIDVSHTAPSTVGKTVTCEATLKEIDGRKLTFEVSCSDENGPVGRGVHERFIIDNEKFMNKASSN; the protein is encoded by the coding sequence ATGTTAGAAATTGGAATGAAAGGCACAGGCAAGACCCTTGTGACCTTAGATAACACTGCAAAGGCTTTCACCAGCGGAGCTTTAGATGTGTTCGCCACCCCTGCAATGATTGCACTTATGGAAGAGACCTGCTGGAAGATGATTCAACCTGAATTGGAAGAAGGCTTTGGCTCCGTAGGAACAAAAATCGACGTCAGCCACACTGCTCCAAGTACAGTCGGCAAGACAGTTACCTGTGAAGCAACACTAAAAGAAATCGATGGGCGTAAACTAACTTTTGAAGTGAGTTGCTCTGATGAAAATGGACCTGTCGGTCGTGGCGTGCACGAGCGTTTCATTATCGATAATGAGAAGTTCATGAATAAAGCATCGTCGAACTAA